One genomic region from Melioribacteraceae bacterium encodes:
- a CDS encoding arsenate reductase family protein, protein MNIQIIGTKNCSDTRKAERYFKERRIPFHFRDLNEKGLAKGELDNIARKFPLEELIDREGKQFKKRNMQYMRFDIEEELLNDSLLFKTPIVRNGSDVTIGYQPDTWKKWIEESS, encoded by the coding sequence ATGAATATTCAAATAATCGGGACAAAAAACTGCAGCGATACCCGGAAAGCAGAGCGGTATTTTAAGGAGAGAAGGATTCCGTTTCATTTCAGGGATCTGAACGAAAAAGGACTGGCTAAAGGCGAACTTGATAATATCGCTAGGAAATTTCCTTTGGAAGAATTAATTGATCGCGAGGGGAAACAGTTCAAAAAGCGTAATATGCAGTACATGCGTTTTGATATTGAAGAGGAATTATTGAATGATTCACTTCTGTTTAAAACGCCGATTGTAAGAAACGGCAGTGATGTAACAATTGGGTATCAGCCCGATACGTGGAAAAAATGGATTGAAGAATCGAGCTAA
- a CDS encoding HAD family phosphatase, with translation MKYSVIVFDLGNVLIPFDYTKPIEHFNNLKPGMGDQFAQLYKDNYHIHRSFEKGELSRHQYLSQMIEWLEGRINGDDFCRIFSDIFSLNQDVIDLLPKLKEHYTLCLLSNTNEIHKEYGYQHHQFLNHFDKLFLSHEVGAIKPEEKIYRTVENFTGKPSGEHLFIDDIQEYVDGAKACGWDGIQFNSCGELLKEFDSRKILLNSR, from the coding sequence ATGAAATACTCCGTTATAGTTTTTGATCTTGGAAACGTATTAATCCCGTTCGATTATACAAAACCGATTGAACACTTCAATAACCTTAAGCCCGGGATGGGCGACCAGTTCGCTCAATTGTATAAGGATAATTATCACATTCACCGCTCATTCGAAAAAGGGGAGTTGTCCCGCCATCAGTACCTCTCACAAATGATTGAATGGCTCGAAGGCAGGATAAACGGCGATGATTTCTGCAGAATATTCTCCGATATATTCTCATTGAATCAGGATGTAATAGATCTGCTTCCCAAACTCAAGGAACACTATACTCTCTGCCTTCTCTCTAATACGAATGAGATTCATAAAGAATACGGGTACCAGCATCATCAATTCTTAAACCACTTCGATAAGCTGTTCCTTTCGCATGAAGTCGGAGCCATTAAACCGGAAGAAAAAATCTACAGAACCGTTGAGAACTTTACTGGAAAGCCGTCCGGCGAGCATTTATTTATTGACGATATTCAGGAATATGTTGACGGCGCGAAAGCCTGCGGCTGGGATGGAATTCAATTTAATTCCTGCGGAGAATTGCTGAAAGAATTTGATTCGAGAAAAATTTTGCTTAACAGCCGTTAG